A single window of Candidatus Baltobacteraceae bacterium DNA harbors:
- a CDS encoding carbon-nitrogen hydrolase family protein has protein sequence MSRRTITVASIQLAAHERSAFAQIWPDVVARVREAARSGARLVVLPEGTAPAYVLGHRPYDGEATQRALADSITVAREMRTIVVFGGARKNGSCLLNSAFVIDSDGSLAGHADKQFLWHFDRQWFEAGTSLAPIATSIGAIGALVCADGRIPTLARTLVDRGAQVLVMPTAWVTSGRDPSLFENAQADLLARVRARENAVPFVASNKVGVELGCVAYCGKSQIVDAGGEVLAMASQDRAETIFAEIELADPHPPRPSYRFGDASRTPDSARRIAITLARFDAAGLDERLRILEAAFVLAPGGMHRPAATAADPAVAYVGDSQMLDPAGLVPARSDGAALAVWETPSTDAFWTLTFARTRAMELRMYVVVLAAAQARAFAVDPDGSVVAGTFPGYDLASFAFDPARVQNTFVAPNTDVLDGLARAARG, from the coding sequence ATGAGCCGTCGTACGATCACCGTAGCCTCCATCCAACTCGCAGCGCACGAGCGCAGCGCGTTTGCACAAATCTGGCCGGACGTCGTAGCTCGCGTTCGCGAAGCTGCGAGATCCGGCGCTCGACTCGTCGTCCTGCCCGAGGGGACCGCCCCGGCGTACGTACTGGGCCATCGCCCGTACGACGGAGAAGCGACCCAGCGGGCCCTTGCCGACAGTATAACAGTCGCACGCGAGATGCGTACTATAGTTGTTTTCGGCGGCGCGCGAAAAAATGGAAGCTGCTTGCTTAATAGTGCGTTCGTAATCGATAGCGACGGCTCGCTCGCCGGGCATGCGGACAAGCAATTCTTGTGGCACTTCGACCGCCAATGGTTCGAGGCGGGTACTTCGCTCGCGCCGATCGCGACTTCGATCGGGGCGATCGGCGCACTGGTCTGTGCCGACGGCCGCATCCCCACGCTCGCGCGCACCTTGGTCGACCGCGGCGCCCAAGTGCTGGTCATGCCGACCGCCTGGGTAACCAGCGGACGCGACCCCTCGCTGTTCGAAAACGCGCAGGCGGATCTGCTGGCTCGTGTCCGAGCGCGCGAAAACGCCGTTCCCTTCGTCGCATCCAATAAAGTCGGAGTCGAGCTTGGGTGCGTCGCCTATTGCGGTAAGAGTCAGATCGTCGACGCCGGCGGCGAGGTTCTCGCGATGGCTTCGCAGGATCGCGCCGAGACGATCTTCGCGGAGATCGAACTCGCCGATCCGCATCCGCCCCGCCCGAGCTACCGGTTCGGCGACGCTTCGCGAACGCCGGATTCGGCGCGGCGAATCGCCATCACGCTCGCGCGGTTCGACGCGGCCGGATTAGACGAACGGCTGCGCATTCTTGAGGCCGCGTTCGTCCTCGCTCCCGGCGGCATGCATCGGCCGGCCGCGACGGCGGCCGACCCGGCCGTCGCGTACGTTGGCGACTCGCAGATGCTCGATCCGGCGGGTCTGGTACCCGCGCGCTCCGACGGCGCCGCGCTCGCGGTGTGGGAGACCCCCTCGACCGATGCGTTCTGGACGCTCACGTTTGCCCGCACTCGCGCGATGGAGTTGCGGATGTACGTCGTCGTTCTAGCCGCCGCGCAGGCACGCGCCTTTGCCGTCGATCCCGATGGAAGCGTCGTTGCGGGCACGTTTCCCGGATACGACCTGGCCAGCTTCGCCTTCGATCCCGCGCGCGTGCAGAATACGTTCGTCGCGCCGAATACCGACGTGCTCGATGGTCTCGCGCGTGCCGCGCGCGGCTAA
- a CDS encoding YncE family protein, with product MPRAANTLTRGLPLFLAATLLGLALLGTVPHRPAERVGSVALAVPRGPYLPGSRVRVAITGLFAPYRVSLLGPGSLDGLVYTVPNVTAPTTATLIAGAPGAAAIAELRLVPAPPLSQGLIAVASYDAGIVLHDSHTFAIVGYVPIGGAPGDVAFGRDGTIAAPDTDGDSLALARRSPWRIEAFPGVALGNEIASDPASGAFFVSDRDIAGYGGLTRVSAGGAVTRVRTGITSEGLAVDARRRVVYVGNVNDASVTAVDADTMTVRRRIASVPRTFGIALDERRRRLYVVSNTSASMHGGGGFVAAIDLSGKRERIAARSARLAFPLGVAYDAAGDRVFVTDEEANVVYVLDARTLRPLRAPLRTCDTPWRPHIDRATHRLFVPCTRANAVDVFDLRSLRRVAHAPFATGGFPLGIATWK from the coding sequence GTGCCGCGCGCGGCTAACACACTCACGAGGGGGCTCCCGCTCTTTCTCGCCGCGACGCTTCTGGGTCTCGCGTTGCTCGGCACCGTGCCGCACCGGCCGGCGGAGCGTGTGGGCTCGGTCGCGCTCGCGGTCCCGCGCGGGCCCTATCTGCCCGGCAGCCGCGTTCGGGTCGCCATCACCGGCCTGTTCGCCCCCTATCGCGTGAGCCTCTTAGGTCCGGGCAGCCTCGACGGCCTCGTCTATACCGTGCCGAACGTGACGGCTCCAACCACGGCCACGCTGATCGCGGGAGCCCCGGGCGCGGCCGCAATCGCCGAATTGCGGCTCGTGCCCGCCCCGCCGCTTTCGCAAGGACTCATCGCCGTCGCATCCTACGACGCCGGCATCGTCTTGCACGATTCGCACACGTTCGCGATCGTCGGCTACGTTCCGATCGGCGGAGCGCCGGGAGACGTGGCCTTCGGCCGCGACGGCACGATCGCGGCCCCGGATACCGACGGCGATTCTCTCGCGCTGGCCCGGCGTTCGCCGTGGCGGATCGAGGCGTTCCCGGGCGTAGCGCTCGGCAACGAGATCGCGAGCGATCCGGCCAGCGGCGCGTTCTTTGTGAGCGATCGCGACATTGCCGGGTACGGCGGCCTCACGCGCGTGAGCGCCGGCGGAGCCGTGACGCGGGTGCGCACCGGCATTACCTCCGAAGGGCTGGCCGTCGACGCGCGACGCCGCGTCGTCTACGTCGGCAACGTCAACGATGCGAGCGTCACCGCGGTCGACGCCGATACGATGACGGTGCGGCGGCGCATCGCATCGGTACCGCGGACGTTCGGCATCGCGCTCGACGAGCGCCGCCGCCGTCTCTACGTGGTTTCCAATACGAGCGCTTCGATGCACGGCGGCGGCGGATTCGTCGCCGCGATCGATCTGAGCGGCAAGCGGGAGCGCATCGCGGCGCGCAGCGCGCGGCTCGCCTTCCCGCTGGGCGTCGCCTACGATGCCGCAGGCGATCGAGTCTTCGTCACCGACGAAGAAGCAAACGTCGTGTACGTGCTCGACGCGCGAACGCTGCGCCCGCTGCGCGCCCCGCTGCGCACCTGCGATACGCCGTGGCGCCCGCACATCGATCGCGCCACGCACCGCTTGTTCGTTCCGTGCACGCGGGCGAACGCCGTCGACGTCTTCGATCTTCGATCCCTGCGGCGCGTAGCGCACGCTCCCTTCGCGACCGGCGGATTTCCGCTCGGCATCGCAACCTGGAAATAG
- a CDS encoding phosphodiester glycosidase family protein has product MITTATRSLLLALLLLAPITALAGALPATIDPPQPFPSIVTDAPTISFVAPGVSYGDYEVWTLEGPLSIHVLAVNLHDPSVRLDTALASDRLNSNGETVSAMAARTGAVAGVNGDYFDINNTNAPLNILVEGGRLLKTPMHRYAFGLTRDKQPEFLEFGFGGNVQFASGTTVDLNGVNDWPPPSGGTSLLTPEFGDVPPEQNLTLVRLQPTSGSPPFSSYRIAGIADNTTRQPAGYYLGIGVNAYGNAGAIDPGGTIAVTANATPPLADLLAAVGGGPLLVRDGAPYDDPDGPSGGEFNTRIPSSGLALTRDGTLLMLVVDGRQPTLSIGLSRAQFASLMLGFGAVTGMALDGGGSSTMVARALGDSRAIVQNSPSDGSERRIGDALLVYSDAPQGPPARLAVAPQFVRVFAGAQIDLRDTTTDAAGHPLPPVGTLEIRAIPADLGKIVGQRFIAGTQARTGILHVTRGSLRTDVPVHVVDAAARIELIPKDPNVSPGERVRLAARAYDAQGYPLELPAHLQWSASSGRVDSDGSFVAGARDATVSVRVADSVASERVTVGQHDAPLQLGGLVHFATIPRNGPGSLDFGTPCAACVTLHYDFTGTERAAYLEGSVPLPKQSLGLAFDVDGDGNGEVLRVALLNAINERVALTAGKITWNGWRHVVVKLPASLAQPVRLAQIYVVNALGGPPVSAAGAISLRDVRTILAGSGDSSRQ; this is encoded by the coding sequence ATGATCACAACGGCGACGCGATCGCTTCTTCTCGCTCTGCTGCTGCTCGCGCCGATTACCGCCTTGGCGGGCGCGTTGCCGGCGACCATCGATCCGCCCCAACCGTTTCCGTCGATCGTGACCGACGCTCCGACGATCTCGTTCGTTGCGCCGGGCGTAAGTTACGGCGACTACGAGGTGTGGACGCTCGAGGGTCCGCTCTCCATTCACGTGCTCGCCGTAAACTTGCACGATCCAAGCGTTCGTCTCGATACGGCGCTCGCATCGGATCGTTTGAATTCAAACGGCGAGACCGTCTCGGCGATGGCAGCGCGGACCGGCGCCGTCGCCGGCGTCAACGGCGATTACTTCGATATCAATAACACCAACGCGCCCTTGAATATTTTGGTCGAGGGCGGGCGGTTGCTTAAGACGCCGATGCATCGCTACGCGTTTGGACTAACGCGCGATAAACAGCCCGAATTTCTCGAGTTCGGCTTCGGCGGAAACGTACAGTTCGCGAGCGGAACGACCGTCGACCTCAACGGCGTCAACGATTGGCCGCCGCCAAGCGGCGGCACGTCGCTGTTGACGCCGGAGTTCGGCGACGTGCCGCCGGAGCAAAATCTCACGCTCGTACGATTGCAGCCGACGAGCGGCTCGCCGCCGTTTTCGAGCTACCGCATTGCCGGCATCGCCGACAACACGACGCGGCAGCCCGCGGGCTACTATTTGGGTATCGGCGTCAACGCCTACGGGAACGCCGGAGCGATCGATCCCGGCGGCACGATCGCGGTTACGGCCAACGCAACGCCCCCGCTTGCCGATCTGCTCGCCGCCGTCGGCGGCGGCCCGCTCCTCGTGCGCGACGGCGCGCCTTACGACGACCCCGACGGACCCTCCGGCGGCGAATTCAACACGCGCATTCCAAGCTCCGGGCTCGCGCTCACGCGCGATGGAACGCTGCTGATGCTCGTGGTCGACGGCCGCCAGCCGACGCTCTCTATCGGCCTCTCGCGCGCGCAATTCGCATCGTTGATGCTCGGCTTCGGCGCGGTAACGGGGATGGCGCTCGACGGCGGCGGAAGCTCGACGATGGTTGCGCGCGCGCTCGGCGATTCGCGCGCGATCGTGCAGAACTCCCCTTCCGACGGAAGCGAACGCCGCATCGGCGATGCGCTGTTGGTTTACAGCGACGCGCCGCAAGGGCCGCCCGCGCGTCTTGCCGTCGCACCGCAGTTCGTGCGAGTCTTCGCCGGCGCCCAGATCGATCTGCGCGATACGACGACCGATGCCGCCGGCCATCCGCTCCCGCCGGTGGGAACCTTAGAGATCCGCGCGATCCCAGCCGACCTGGGCAAAATCGTCGGGCAGCGATTCATCGCCGGCACGCAAGCTCGCACGGGCATCCTGCACGTGACGCGCGGCTCGCTCCGAACCGACGTGCCCGTGCACGTCGTCGACGCCGCGGCACGCATCGAGTTGATTCCCAAAGATCCCAACGTTTCGCCGGGCGAGCGCGTTCGTCTGGCCGCACGTGCCTACGACGCGCAAGGATATCCGCTCGAGCTGCCGGCGCATCTGCAGTGGAGCGCGAGTTCGGGACGCGTCGATTCGGATGGCTCCTTCGTCGCCGGCGCGCGCGACGCGACGGTGAGCGTGCGCGTCGCCGATTCGGTCGCATCCGAGCGCGTGACGGTGGGCCAGCACGACGCGCCGCTCCAGCTCGGCGGGCTGGTGCATTTCGCGACGATTCCGCGCAACGGACCCGGGTCGCTCGATTTCGGCACGCCGTGCGCGGCCTGCGTGACGCTGCACTACGATTTCACCGGAACCGAACGCGCGGCGTATCTCGAAGGCAGCGTGCCGCTTCCGAAACAATCGTTGGGCCTTGCGTTCGACGTCGACGGCGACGGCAACGGTGAAGTCCTGCGCGTGGCACTGCTCAACGCGATCAACGAACGC